The following coding sequences lie in one Ictalurus furcatus strain D&B chromosome 7, Billie_1.0, whole genome shotgun sequence genomic window:
- the insra gene encoding insulin receptor a encodes MKLGSLFGFVMCLGVVWNWPQSSAEICPSKDIRNNVTNLHSLENCTVIEGHLKILLMFHTKAEDFRGLSFPKLTVVTDYLLLFRVYGLESLSDLFPNLTVVRGNNLFFNYALVIFEMLQLKEIGLHSLMNITRGAVRLEKNPDLCYLSTLDWSQILDSVEDNYIVANKNEGECGDVCPGMAKGKTICPQTTINGQFGARCWTQRHCQQMCPSVCKARACTLDGQCCHSECLGGCVKPDSAAECVACRHFLHAGVCVEACPSGSLSFKGWRCISPAYCHALHTQCTRNTQDKDCNSYVIHQGACVPECPSGYTTVNSTTLTCTPCAGMCPKVCVGEKTVDSVTAAQALRGCTLLNGSLTINIRGGNNIAAELEANLGQLEEITGYLMVRRSYALVSLSFLRKLRLIRGEIQERGNYTFFALDNQNLRQLWDWSKHNISILQGRMFFHHNSKLCLSEIRRMEEVTGTRERQPKNDIGFKTNGDQASCEYRVLRFTMIRTLADKIVIKWEPFWPPDFRDLLGFMVLYKEAPYRNVTEFDGRDACGSHSWVIADVDPPQRYSDGRQQQEPGFLIVALKPWTQYAIMVKAQLSTSDEHQVQGAKSPIIYVRTNATKPSVPLDPISSSNSSSQIILKWKPPNDPNGNITHYIVSCLQQPEASELYKFDYCQKGMKLPSRAPTQVDSKEGQKWNQTEESGQNELCCPCPKTEKQLKKESEESEYRKTFENYLHNEVFRIRPSRQRRSLVGVANSTISTSLTTPTTLPSLSPEEEAESNKIIQSVYGKETTVISNLKHFTSYQIEIHACNNQPGDPERCSMAAYVSARTLPEDHADDILGKIVFNVVEYSVHIKWAEPKAPNGMIILYEVNYKRLGDTEEMSHCVSRKHYISDGGCKLRVVHPGNYTVRIRATSLAENGSWTEPEYFYIKDLRVDPSNMIKIIVVPLVCVVLVVLMAMAGFVMFRKKQAEGPTGRLYTSPNPEYLSPDEMYEPDEWEVAREKITLLRELGQGSFGMVYEGVAHDVVKGEAETCVAVKTVNEAASLRERIEFLNEASVMKSFSCHHVVRLLGVVSKGQPTLVVMELMTHGDLKSYLRRLRPDSENNPGRPPPTLREMMQMAAEIADGMAYLNAKKFVHRDLAARNCMVSEDYTVKIGDFGMTRDIYETDYYRKGGKGLLPVRWMAPESLKDGVFNAHSDCWSFGVVLWEISTLAEQPYQGLSNEQVLKFVMDGGFLERPDNCPDRLHSLMQMCWHYNPKLRPAFQEIIEMLRDELHPSFTDLSFFYSEENRIRARDSDDFDMDLENMESIPLSSYSPGDEGTYEGLIPYTHMNGGKKNGRVLSLPRSSPS; translated from the exons ATGAAGCTCGGGagtttgtttgggtttgttATGTGTCTTGGTGTTGTGTGGAACTGGCCACAGAGCAGCGCAGAAA TCTGTCCGAGTAAGGACATCAGGAACAACGTGACTAACCTGCACTCTCTAGAGAACTGCACGGTGATTGAGGGCCACCTGAAGATCCTGCTGATGTTTCACACGAAAGCCGAGGACTTTCGGGGTCTGAGCTTCCCCAAGCTGACGGTGGTGACTGATTACCTGCTGCTGTTCCGCGTGTACGGTCTAGAGAGCCTGAGTGACCTGTTCCCCAACCTCACTGTCGTCCGGGGGAACAACCTGTTCTTCAACTACGCCCTGGTCATCTTCGAGATGCTGCAACTGAAAGAGATCGGACTGCACAGTCTGATGAACATCACACGCGGCGCCGTGCGGCTGGAGAAGAACCCGGACCTGTGTTACCTCTCCACGCTCGACTGGTCCCAGATCCTCGACTCGGTGGAAGACAACTACATTGTGGCCAATAAGAACGAGGGAGAGTGCGGAGACGTGTGTCCGGGCATGGCCAAGGGCAAAACCATCTGTCCTCAGACCACCATCAATGGTCAGTTCGGGGCACGCTGCTGGACACAGCGACACTGCCAGCAAA TGTGTCCGTCAGTGTGTAAGGCGAGGGCGTGTACGCTGGACGGGCAGTGCTGTCACTCTGAGTGTTTGGGAGGATGTGTGAAGCCGGACTCGGCAGCCGAGTGTGTGGCGTGTCGTCACTTCCTGCACgcgggggtgtgtgtggagGCCTGCCCCTCTGGCTCCCTCTCCTTTAAGGGGTGGCGGTGCATCAGCCCCGCCTATTGCCATGCCCTTCACACGCAGTGCACTCGCAACACACAGGACAAAGACTGTAATTCCTATGTGATCCACCAGGGGGCGTGTGTTCCTGAGTGTCCCTCAGGGTACACCACCGTCAACTCCACAAC gctgacGTGTACACCGTGTGCAGGAATGTGtcctaaagtgtgtgtgggggagaaGACCGTGGACTCTGTGACGGCGGCTCAGGCACTGCGGGGCTGCACACTGCTCAACGGCAGCCTGACCATCAACATCCGAGGAGGaa aTAACATCGCAGCAGAACTGGAAGCTAATCTGGGTCAGCTGGAAGAAATCACAGGATACTTGATGGTGCGTCGCTCCTACGCTCTCGTCTCTCTGTCGTTCCTCAGGAAACTCAGACTGATCCGCGGAGAGATTCAGGAAAGGGG gAATTACACGTTCTTCGCTCTGGACAATCAGAACCTGCGTCAGCTGTGGGACTGGTCCAAGCACAACATCAGCATCCTGCAGGGTCGCATGTTCTTCCACCACAACTCCAAACTGTGTCTGAGTGAGATCCGCAGGATGGAGGAGGTGACCgggacgagagagagacagcccaAGAACGACATCGGCTTTAAGACCAACGGAGACCAGGCGTCAT gtGAATACCGGGTGTTGAGGTTCACGATGATCCGGACTCTGGCAGATAAAATCGTTATTAAATGGGAGCCGTTCTGGCCGCCGGACTTCAGGGACCTGCTGGGCTTCATGGTTCTGTATAAAGAAGC GCCGTACAGGAACGTGACGGAGTTTGACGGGCGGGATGCGTGCGGCTCTCACAGCTGGGTGATTGCAGATGTGGATCCTCCTCAGCGCTACAGCGATGGCCGACAGCAACAGGAACCCGGATTTCTCATTGTGGCCTTAAAGCCCTGGACTCAGTACGCCATCATGGTTAAAGCCCAGCTCTCCACCTCTGACGAGCACCAAGTCCAGGGGGCCAAGAGCCCGATAATCTACGTCCGCACCAACGCCACCA AGCCGTCTGTGCCGCTGGACCCCATCTCGTCCTCCAACTCCTCCTCTCAGATCATCCTGAAGTGGAAACCTCCCAACGACCCCAACGGCAACATCACACACTACATAGTGTCCTGCCTTCAGCAGCCTGAGGCCAGCGAGCTCTACAAGTTTGACTACTGCCAGaaag gcatGAAACTGCCGTCTCGAGCCCCCACACAGGTGGACAGTAAGGAGGGACAGAAGTGGAATCAAACGGAGGAGTCGGGACAGAATGAGCTCTGCTGCCCGTGTCCTAAAACCGAGAAACAGCTGAAGAAAGAATCGGAGGAGAGCGAGTACCGCAAAACCTTTGAGAATTACCTGCACAATGAAGTCTTTCGCATCAG GCCGTCCCGGCAGCGCAGATCCCTCGTGGGTGTGGCCAACAGCACAATCTCCACCTCCCTGACCACGCCCACCACCCTGCCCAGCCTGAGTCCGGAGGAGGAGGCGGAGTCAAATAAGATTATTCAGTCTGTCTATGGTAAGGAGACGACGGTGATCTCCAACCTGAAACACTTTACCAGCTACCAGATCGAGATTCACGCCTGCAACAACCAGCCAGGCGACCCCGAGCGCTGCAGCATGGCCGCCTACGTCAGCGCTCGCACCCTGCCcgagg atcACGCTGATGATATCCTCGGAAAGATCGTTTTTAATGTAGTTGAATATTCAGTGCACATCAAGTGGGCGGAGCCAAAAGCCCCGAATGGCATGATCATCCTGTACGAGGTGAACTACAAGAGACTGGGAGATACAGag GAGATGAGTCACTGTGTGTCCAGGAAGCACTACATCAGTGACGGTGGCTGCAAGTTGAGAGTGGTGCATCCTGGGAATTACACCGTACGAATCCGAGCCACATCACTGGCAGAAAATGGGTCCTGGACGGAACCTGAGTACTTCTACATCAAAGATCTCC GTGTGGATCCGTCCAACATGATAAAGATTATCGTGGTCCCgttggtgtgtgtggtgctggtgGTGCTGATGGCGATGGCTGGATTCGTCATGTTCAGAAAGAA gcaaGCAGAAGGACCAACTGGACGTCTGTACACTTCACCAAACCCAGAATATCTCAGTCCAGatgaaa tgtacgaGCCGGATGAGTGGGAGGTGGCGCGGGAGAAGATCACCCTGCTGCGAGAGCTGGGTCAGGGCTCGTTCGGGATGGTGTACGAGGGCGTGGCCCATGATGTGGTTAAGGGCGAGGCTGAGACGTGCGTTGCCGTGAAGACAGTTAACGAGGCAGCCAGTCTCCGGGAGAGGATCGAGTTCCTGAATGAGGCCTCCGTCATGAAGTCTTTCAGCTGTCACCATGtg GTGAGGCTGCTGGGTGTGGTCTCTAAAGGCCAGCCCACTCTGGTGGTGATGGAGCTGATGACACACGGAGATCTGAAGAGCTACCTGCGCCGTCTCCGCCCTGActctgag aatAACCCGGGCCGTCCCCCCCCCACACTGAGGGAGATGATGCAGATGGCAGCAGAGATCGCAGACGGAATGGCTTATCTCAACGCTAAGaaatttgtgcacagggaccTGGCGGCCAGAAACTGCATGGTGTCCGAAGATTACACCGTCAAAATTGGCG ACTTTGGGATGACGAGGGACATCTATGAGACTGATTATTACAGGAAGGGAGGTAAAGGACTGCTTCCTGTCAGATGGATGGCACCCGAGTCTCTGAAGGACGGGGTGTTTAATGCACACTCAGACTgctg GTCATTTGGCGTGGTCCTGTGGGAGATTAGCACGCTAGCCGAGCAGCCATATCAGGGTCTGTCTAATGAGCAGGTGCTGAAGTTTGTGATGGACGGAGGATTTCTGGAGCGGCCGGATAACTGCCCTGACAGACT tcaCAGTCTGATGCAGATGTGTTGGCACTACAACCCGAAGCTGCGTCCTGCATTTCAGGAGATCATCGAGATGTTGAGAGACGAGCTCCATCCCTCCTTCACTGATCTGTCATTCTTCTACAGCGAAGAGAACAGGATCCGAGCGCGGGACAGCGACGATTTCGACATGGACCTGGAGAACATGGAGAGCATCCCTCTCTCCTCCTACTCCCCCGGGGACGAGGGGACATATGAAGGACTCATcccctacacacacatgaacgGGGGAAAGAAAAACGGACGTGTTCTCTCACTCCCTCGATCCAGCCCCTCTTAA